In one Dermacentor albipictus isolate Rhodes 1998 colony chromosome 4, USDA_Dalb.pri_finalv2, whole genome shotgun sequence genomic region, the following are encoded:
- the LOC135909178 gene encoding uncharacterized protein: MKAALRLAVLAIAFAIATAGGFGGLGGGYGGGFGHGGGLGYGGGLGHRGFGGIGGLGGFGYGGGYGGHYGGTYAGSYAGTYAGSYGGGYGGGHGGHLGGFYG; the protein is encoded by the exons ATGAAGGCCGCG CTTCGCCTCGCCGTCCTCGCCATCGCTTTCGCCATTGCCACCGCCGGTGGTTTTGGTGGCCTCGGTGGTGGCTACGGTGGCGGTTTTGGCCACGGTGGTGGACTTGGCTATGGTGGCGGCCTAGGCCACCGTGGCTTTGGTGGCATTGGCGGCCTCGGTGGCTTCGGCTATGGCGGAGGATACGGCGGCCATTACGGCGGCACCTACGCTGGCAGCTACGCTGGCACCTACGCTGGCAGCTACGGCGGCGGCTATGGTGGCGGACACGGCGGTCACCTGGGCGGCTTCTACGGCTGA